GACTGCTTCGCCTTCCCGGTGGCTTTTCTCGGCTGCCTCCTGTCCGGTGCCGTTGCGGTCGTGGTAAACTCCGAGCTCGACCAGGAGGCACTGGCGCAGATCGCGAAGGACGCTGGCGCGCGCCTGAGAATCTCCCTGAAGGGGAGCGCAGCGATGTCGCCTGCAGATTCCCTGGAGGAGATCCTGTGCAACGAGGTGGGACTGTTGGACTGGGCATGCCCGGGGATGGAGTTCCGCGACGCCTTTCAGCCGGCCGACAGCGACCTCGCCTATGTTCTTTACACCTCCGGCTCCACGGGCGCGCCCAAGGGAGTGCCGCACCGGCACCAAGCTCTTCTGCTGCCGTGCGATCTCGTCGGCAAGGCCGTGCTTGGGCTAACAGGCAAGGACGTCATCTTCTCCACGAGCAAGTGCTCCTTCGCCTACGGTCTCATCAACAGCCTGGCCCTGCCGCTCCGGCTCGGCGCCACCGCCATCCTCCACCCGGGAAAGCCCGATCCGGCAGCGGTCCTCGAGATCGTCCGTCGACACAGCCCGTCGGTGTTCTTCTCGGTCCCCACGCTCTTCGCTCAGATCCTCCGTTCGTGGCCGGAGGTCCGGCAGCAGCTGCCGATGCGACTCTGCTGCTCGGCCGGCGAGGCGCTCCCGGCGGCTCTGTTCGAAGAGTGGCAGCGGGTCACCGAGCTTGAAATCCTCGACGGCATCGGCTCCACCGAGATGGCCTACCACTTCATCTCGAACGCTCCCGGTCAGGCCGTCGCGGGGTCGGCGGGGAGTTTGGTGCCGGGCTACAGGGCGAGGCTGGTGGACGAGCACGGCGACGATGTCTCTCCCGGAAACGAGGGGCAGCTGCTCATTGACGGCCCGACGCGAACCCCGGGCCTCGGCAACTCGCCGGTTGCGGCCGACGCTCCCCTCGCGACCGGCGACCTCTTTGTGGAGCGGGACGGATTCTACTATCACCGCGGACGGAGCGACGACATGTTCAAGTCGGCCGGCTGCTGGGTCTCACCCAACGCTGTAGAGGAGGTCCTGCGAGGGCACGCCGCTGTGTCCGAGTGCGCCGTAGTGGCCTCCCGGGTTGGCGGGCTCGGTGTCCCGGACGCCTTCGTCGTACTCGACCCCACTGTGACCGGGTCGCCGGAACTGGTCGGAGAGCTGCGGCGATACTGCCGGGAACGTCTTCCGGACCACATGTGCCCGGCCCGAATCCGGTTTGTGGCCGAACTGCCGCGCACCTCCACCGGGAAGGTACAGCGGTTCAAGCTTAGAGAGGGTAACAAGGAGGAAACATGGCAGCAACAATGATCGATCAACTGAGGGAGCTCGTAGTGCAGGTTGGGGGCAACGCGCAGACGGCCCTCGAGCTGGAGCCGGATCAGGCCGTGGCGCACAACGCCCTCGACTCGCTCGGCTTCACAGCGTTCATCGCGGCCCTAGAGGAGCATTTTGCCATCCGGGTTGGCGACAAGTCCTCAGTAAAGCTGCGCTCCCTGAAAGACTTCGCGCAGTATGTCGAGGCCCAGCTCGAACGCTCGCAGGATGTCGACTCCTGTGCGGCGGACAACGGCGCAGCCGAGGCCGGTGACTTGACCCTCGACGGAGCGCCGCTCCATTACGAGATCGCCGGCAACGGACCGCCCCTGCTCCTCTTGAACGGCATCGGCCTCGACCTGTCCGCGTGGGCTCCTCTGGTTCAAGCCCTGTGCGGCGAGCGTCGCCTGGTGCTCCTTGAGACCCGCGGGTCCGGCCTCTCCGGTCCGCCACCGGAACCATGCACTACAGCCCGGCTCGCCGCCGACGCCCTCGCCCTGCTCGATCACCTCTGCCTCGACTCGGTGGACGTGCTCGGATTTTCGCTTGGCGGCCTTGTAGCGCAGGAACTGGCACTCCTCGCACCGAACCGGATCCGCTCGCTGGTGCTCGCTGCCACCGCGGCCCGCCTCCCGGGGCGGACTCGCCGCGCCCTCGACGCCTGGCGGCATCTTCTCCTGACAGGGGTAGAAGCCTACGCTTTCCGGCGCCAGCAGTTCGCCTGGATCTTCAGCCCTGCGACCCTCGAGAACGACGCGCTGATCGATGGGGCCCTGGCGACCCTCGCAAGCGCGCCCGCCCCTTCGGCGCGCGGCTTCTCGGCGCAAGCCGACGCCTGCCTGGCCCACGACTCCCGGGACCGGGCGCCGCGCATTGACGCCCCGGCGCTCGTCCTCGCCGGAGCGGACGACGTCCTCCTCCCCGCAACTGCAGCCGAGACCCTCGCCGGGCTCCTGCCCCGGGGGCGTTTCGAGTACCACCCCGGCGGCCACGCCTTTCTGTCGGAGAACACGAAAGTCGTTGCGAGGTCGGTACTGCAATTCCTGGGCTCGCCCGCGAGGCAACGGGAAAATAAGGCACAGCGTAAGAATTAGGAGATGCCCGAGGGGAAGACTACTTGTTCGAAGCGCAAAAGTGGCCTGCCCCCTTTGGAAACCTTAAACCCTTAATTCGGGGAGGACACGGTCCTGTCCAGGACGTCTCGTATTTTTTTCAATAAATCCTCCTGCCTGAAAGGCTTTGTAATCATTTCCGCCTCTAGCGCGGCATCAAGCATCCCCTTTCTTTGCATGGTTTCTGCCGTGTAACCACTGATAAAAACTCCTTGAATTCCCGGTTTCAGCTTTTTTATTTCATCCAGCATTTCCCTGCCGTTTTTCCTGGGCATGACCACATCAGACAAAACTAGGGAAATATCGGCGTTCTCCCTGAACCGCACAACCGCCTCTTCACCGTTTTCGGCAATAATGATTCTGTAACCGACCCTTTCCAGGGTTCTCTTTATGAACATCCTCACGGTCTCGTCATCCTCGACCACCAGTAAAGTCTCTTTACCGCCGGGAGGCTGGGAGGTGAAGGTCATTTTTTCGTTGACGAATTGACCCTTGGCCAAAGGCAGATAAATATCGAACGTGGTTCCTTTGCCGGGTTGACTGCTGGCCAAAACGGAGCCGTTGTGCTGCTTGATGATTCCGTGAACTATGGACAGTCCCAGGCCGGTTCCCTTCCCCACCTCCTTGGTGGTGAAAAACGGCTCAAAGATGTTTTGCAGCGTCTTTTTGTCAATCCCGTTGCCGGTATCGGCTACGGAAATGAGGGCGTATTTACCGGGAGTTGGAAGGTCATACAGCTTTTCCATCCCCTCCTCGACAATCGCCTGTTTCGTGGTGATTGACAGATGCCCTCCCGTTGGCATGGCATCACGAGCATTGGTCGCCAGATTCATCAAGACCTGTTCTATTTGGCCCGGATCAGCCTTGACCTGCAGATTTCTGCAGCTGAAATCGATGCTGAACTCGATATCTTCCCCAATAATCCTTTGAATGATTTTCCCGGTTTCACTGATAAGAGGGTCCAGGAGCACGGGTTTCGGGTTGATCAGCTGTTTCCTGCTGAAAGCGAGCAGAGACTTGGTCAACTCCGCAGCCCGGTCAGCGGCTTTCAACACGTTACTGATACTCTCATGAGAAAGTTGATCGTCTTCACGGATGCTCTCTGACAGTATTTCCCCGTAGCCTGAAATCGCAGTGAGCAGGTTGTTAAAATCATGGGCCACACCCCCGGCTAGAATACCGACGGATTCCATTTTCTGCGATTGCATGAGTTGCCGCTCCAGAAGTTTTCGGTCAGTGATATCGTGAATTATCCCCTGGCAACCGGACATACGGCCTTCATCGTCCTTGATGGCAGACATGGAGAAGTGAACGACGATTTTCCTGCCGTCCTTTCTCATCATTTCGACTTCGAAATCACTGACAAATTCGGATCGGTCCATCTTTTCCCACAGCAGCTCCCAGTCACCCGGA
This portion of the Syntrophotaleaceae bacterium genome encodes:
- a CDS encoding AMP-binding protein: MDHTQGGSLGTTNAALELLEHNLWSRPDKTVYLCSGRVHTYRELGEGACCLARRLRERGVAPGERILVALPDCFAFPVAFLGCLLSGAVAVVVNSELDQEALAQIAKDAGARLRISLKGSAAMSPADSLEEILCNEVGLLDWACPGMEFRDAFQPADSDLAYVLYTSGSTGAPKGVPHRHQALLLPCDLVGKAVLGLTGKDVIFSTSKCSFAYGLINSLALPLRLGATAILHPGKPDPAAVLEIVRRHSPSVFFSVPTLFAQILRSWPEVRQQLPMRLCCSAGEALPAALFEEWQRVTELEILDGIGSTEMAYHFISNAPGQAVAGSAGSLVPGYRARLVDEHGDDVSPGNEGQLLIDGPTRTPGLGNSPVAADAPLATGDLFVERDGFYYHRGRSDDMFKSAGCWVSPNAVEEVLRGHAAVSECAVVASRVGGLGVPDAFVVLDPTVTGSPELVGELRRYCRERLPDHMCPARIRFVAELPRTSTGKVQRFKLREGNKEETWQQQ
- a CDS encoding alpha/beta fold hydrolase is translated as MAATMIDQLRELVVQVGGNAQTALELEPDQAVAHNALDSLGFTAFIAALEEHFAIRVGDKSSVKLRSLKDFAQYVEAQLERSQDVDSCAADNGAAEAGDLTLDGAPLHYEIAGNGPPLLLLNGIGLDLSAWAPLVQALCGERRLVLLETRGSGLSGPPPEPCTTARLAADALALLDHLCLDSVDVLGFSLGGLVAQELALLAPNRIRSLVLAATAARLPGRTRRALDAWRHLLLTGVEAYAFRRQQFAWIFSPATLENDALIDGALATLASAPAPSARGFSAQADACLAHDSRDRAPRIDAPALVLAGADDVLLPATAAETLAGLLPRGRFEYHPGGHAFLSENTKVVARSVLQFLGSPARQRENKAQRKN